One genomic segment of Paenibacillus sp. FSL H8-0332 includes these proteins:
- a CDS encoding energy-coupling factor transporter ATPase: MAIQLQQVSYTYADRSMWKQTALHGINLEIAQGSLTGIAGATGSGKSTLLQLFNGILKPTEGTVQVLDVTITAGEKSPRLLPLRRRVGLVFQFPEQQMFEDTVEKDLCFGPLNFGVSLEEAKERARKSMTDMGLDLALLERNPFRLSGGQMRKAAIASVLAMDPDIVVLDEPTATLDPVSRAELIALLERLCREQGRTIIIVTHRMDELLPVADNWVLLKEGELAFQGSGRELAADPAILERCGLRVPQSLRYWQAAAERFGLSGEQPLLTAEGLAGRLAALLEERRTLNASGGEEMGNGHE; the protein is encoded by the coding sequence ATGGCAATACAACTACAGCAAGTAAGCTACACGTATGCCGACCGCAGTATGTGGAAGCAGACGGCGCTGCACGGGATTAATCTGGAGATTGCCCAGGGTTCGCTGACCGGAATTGCCGGAGCCACCGGATCGGGCAAATCGACACTGCTCCAGCTGTTCAATGGCATTCTTAAGCCGACAGAAGGCACGGTGCAGGTGCTGGATGTAACGATAACTGCAGGGGAGAAATCACCGAGGCTGCTTCCGCTGCGGCGGAGGGTAGGCCTCGTCTTTCAATTCCCGGAGCAGCAGATGTTCGAAGATACGGTGGAGAAGGATCTCTGCTTCGGGCCGCTGAACTTCGGGGTCAGCCTGGAGGAGGCCAAGGAGCGGGCGCGCAAGTCGATGACGGATATGGGACTGGATCTGGCGCTGCTGGAGCGCAATCCCTTCCGGCTCAGCGGAGGACAGATGCGGAAGGCAGCCATCGCCTCGGTACTGGCGATGGACCCGGACATTGTGGTGCTGGACGAGCCGACCGCCACCCTGGACCCGGTAAGCCGCGCGGAGCTAATCGCGCTGCTGGAGCGGCTGTGCCGCGAGCAGGGCCGGACGATCATCATCGTGACGCACCGGATGGATGAACTGCTGCCGGTGGCCGACAACTGGGTCCTGCTCAAGGAGGGGGAACTCGCCTTCCAGGGCAGCGGCCGCGAGCTGGCCGCCGATCCGGCGATTCTGGAGCGCTGCGGACTGCGGGTTCCGCAGTCTCTGCGTTACTGGCAAGCTGCCGCCGAGCGCTTCGGCCTTAGCGGCGAGCAGCCGCTTCTTACAGCGGAGGGCCTCGCGGGGCGGCTTGCCGCCTTGCTTGAAGAGCGCCGCACGCTGAATGCCTCCGGCGGGGAAGAAATGGGGAATGGCCATGAATGA
- a CDS encoding energy-coupling factor transporter transmembrane component T: protein MAMNERLLLGRSIDTGSWVHKLDARSKITGMLLYVAIILLSTSWISIGLVAVFSIAVMATTRIPLKYFIKAAKPLRYLMLFIFIVQALSVKEGEVLWSLGSFSLHAGGLRMGAFSVIRMLFLLTFTALLTFTTTPGKLNQGLEGVLAPLKKLRLSPDRITLMISIALRFIPTILDEAQIILKAQASRGADLKELPLKEKARMLVSLLVPVIASAFRRAQDLIYSMEARGFRMDAPRSRYHRLRWGAADTLFVAMFVVLGVAVALL from the coding sequence ATGGCCATGAATGAGCGTCTGCTGCTGGGACGCAGCATTGATACGGGCTCTTGGGTGCATAAGCTGGATGCCCGGTCCAAAATCACCGGGATGCTGCTCTATGTAGCGATCATCCTGCTGTCCACTTCGTGGATATCGATCGGGCTGGTCGCGGTCTTCTCCATTGCGGTGATGGCGACGACCCGCATTCCACTGAAATATTTCATTAAGGCTGCGAAGCCTTTGCGTTATCTGATGTTGTTCATTTTCATCGTACAGGCGCTGTCCGTGAAGGAAGGGGAGGTGCTGTGGTCGCTTGGCTCGTTCTCGCTGCATGCGGGCGGCCTGCGGATGGGGGCATTTTCTGTCATCCGCATGTTATTCCTGCTGACCTTCACCGCGCTGCTGACCTTCACGACAACGCCGGGCAAGCTGAACCAGGGGCTGGAGGGAGTGCTGGCCCCGCTGAAGAAGCTGAGGCTGTCACCCGACCGGATTACGCTGATGATCAGCATCGCGCTGCGTTTCATCCCGACGATTCTGGATGAGGCACAGATTATTCTGAAGGCGCAGGCCTCGCGCGGAGCGGATCTGAAGGAGCTGCCGCTGAAGGAGAAGGCGCGCATGCTTGTCTCGCTGCTGGTTCCGGTCATCGCCAGTGCGTTCCGGCGGGCCCAGGACCTGATCTATTCCATGGAAGCCCGGGGCTTCCGCATGGATGCGCCGCGCAGCCGGTATCACCGGCTCAGGTGGGGCGCGGCGGATACGCTTTTTGTTGCTATGTTCGTTGTACTGGGAGTTGCAGTTGCATTATTGTAA